The genomic DNA ACCAAGAAGCCACACATTAAAAGCTGTTGCAGCAGCCCTAGATAGTGAGTTTAGTGAAATTGTAAATAAAAAACACACTTTTATCGACTTGGCAAATGAATGGATAGAGCGTTTTTTGCTTAATGATTCTGTTACCGCCAAATCATCCGATTTTTTTATCAAAGAACTTAACATTGCCGGAATATCTGCAATCATTTGTTTTGTAATTGGCTTTTTAGAAATGGCATCCGATTATTTTCTTTATAACCAGAATAGAATAATTTTTAGTACCCCCTTTTTCATTTTAGTAAAAATTATTTCTACAATCTCTTATATTTTTTATCAGCGTGGGTTTATCATTATAGGAATGCTTTACAAAAATCATCTACTAAAGCTAGTTGCTTTTATTTTTATGATTTTAGTTGCATTCATAAATAGCTATGAAATCATTTCAATATTTACAGAATCTGTAGAAAGAACATTTATTGGCTACTTCTTTAGTATTACACTTGGTGTTTTGTGCATAGTTGCTGGGGTAGCTATTCTCAAATTAAAAAAACATGTTGGGAAAGCGGCAAAATATGATGGTATGTTACTTATAATAGGTGGATGTTGTACCGTCTCTGTTATTTTTAATTTGATCGGGTGGATATTATATATTC from Flavivirga abyssicola includes the following:
- a CDS encoding helix-turn-helix domain-containing protein, which produces MKQPELGKKILELRIAKGLTQEELVEKCNISVRTIQRIEAGEVTPRSHTLKAVAAALDSEFSEIVNKKHTFIDLANEWIERFLLNDSVTAKSSDFFIKELNIAGISAIICFVIGFLEMASDYFLYNQNRIIFSTPFFILVKIISTISYIFYQRGFIIIGMLYKNHLLKLVAFIFMILVAFINSYEIISIFTESVERTFIGYFFSITLGVLCIVAGVAILKLKKHVGKAAKYDGMLLIIGGCCTVSVIFNLIGWILYIPINILEIIILFKVVVNLKKQAPSTLNGFNS